One Devosia lacusdianchii genomic window carries:
- the puuE gene encoding allantoinase PuuE: protein MRYPRDMHGYGPNPPHANWPGGAHVAIQFVLNYEEGGENNILHGDAASEAFLVDVLGAAPWPDQRHANVESMYEYGARAGFWRLHRLFTQANLPVTIYGVATALMRAPSQLAAMQEAGWEIASHGLKWVQHKDMPPDVERAQIAEAIRLHTIATGERPRGWYTGRSSLNTVDLVSEEGGFAYISDTYDDDLPYWRVHQGRPSLIIPYTLSANDMRFVTAPGFDNGEEYFQFLKDSFDCLYAEGQAGSPKMMSLGLHCRLVGQPGRFQGLKKFVDYIKGFDKVWVPTRLQIAEHWAAEHPYVAPDVLPSQLEKVDFVSRYGSIFEHSPWIAERAWEGELAPANDTAIGLHFALRTQFRIATAEERLAVLRAHPDLAGKLAAAKRLTEASTSEQASAGLDELTDGERQRFTMLNTAYVDKFGFPFIIAVRDNTKASILAAFETRINNSAEAEFATACAQVERIALLRLKAVLG, encoded by the coding sequence ATGCGCTACCCCCGCGACATGCATGGCTACGGCCCCAATCCGCCACATGCGAACTGGCCCGGCGGCGCCCATGTCGCGATACAGTTCGTGCTGAATTACGAAGAGGGTGGCGAGAACAATATCCTCCATGGCGACGCCGCCTCCGAGGCGTTTCTGGTCGACGTGCTCGGCGCCGCACCTTGGCCGGACCAGCGCCATGCCAATGTCGAGTCGATGTATGAATACGGGGCTCGCGCCGGTTTCTGGCGGCTGCACCGCCTGTTCACCCAAGCCAACCTGCCAGTTACCATCTACGGCGTTGCCACCGCATTGATGCGCGCACCGTCGCAATTGGCGGCGATGCAGGAGGCGGGCTGGGAAATCGCCAGCCACGGCCTCAAATGGGTGCAGCACAAGGATATGCCGCCCGATGTGGAGCGCGCGCAGATCGCCGAAGCCATCCGCCTCCACACCATCGCCACTGGCGAGCGGCCAAGAGGCTGGTATACCGGCCGCTCCTCGCTTAACACCGTCGACCTCGTGAGCGAAGAAGGCGGCTTCGCCTATATCTCGGACACTTACGACGACGACCTGCCCTATTGGCGGGTGCATCAGGGCAGGCCCAGCCTCATCATTCCCTATACGCTCAGCGCCAATGACATGCGCTTCGTCACCGCGCCGGGCTTCGACAATGGCGAGGAGTATTTCCAGTTCCTCAAGGACAGCTTTGACTGCCTCTATGCCGAGGGTCAGGCCGGTTCGCCCAAGATGATGTCGCTCGGATTGCACTGCCGCCTCGTCGGCCAGCCCGGCCGCTTTCAGGGGCTCAAGAAATTCGTGGACTATATCAAGGGCTTCGACAAGGTCTGGGTGCCGACGCGATTGCAGATCGCCGAGCATTGGGCGGCGGAACACCCGTATGTCGCCCCGGACGTTCTTCCGTCCCAGCTCGAGAAGGTCGACTTCGTCAGCCGCTATGGCTCGATTTTCGAGCACTCGCCCTGGATCGCCGAGCGTGCGTGGGAGGGTGAGCTGGCGCCGGCCAACGACACGGCCATCGGCCTCCATTTTGCGCTGCGCACCCAGTTCCGGATAGCGACGGCGGAAGAGCGCCTGGCCGTGCTGCGCGCCCACCCCGACCTGGCCGGCAAGCTCGCGGCCGCCAAACGCCTGACCGAAGCCTCGACCTCCGAGCAGGCCTCGGCCGGCCTCGACGAACTGACCGATGGCGAGCGCCAGCGCTTCACCATGCTCAACACCGCCTATGTCGATAAATTCGGCTTCCCGTTCATCATCGCCGTCCGCGACAACACCAAGGCCTCGATCCTGGCGGCCTTTGAGACGCGCATCAACAATAGCGCGGAAGCGGAGTTCGCCACGGCCTGCGCGCAGGTGGAGCGGATTGCGCTGCTGAGGTTGAAGGCGGTGTTGGGGTAG
- a CDS encoding VOC family protein, whose translation MTKTIQGGINIAMKVPTHQYEATVAFYRDTVGLEPFTEKPGNVGFILGPNRLWIDEAVNYTQAEVWLELFTPNFPQAADRLASAGVVRNDAIEDLGEGFRGGWFLNPAGVLHMVREPDAW comes from the coding sequence ATGACCAAGACCATTCAAGGTGGCATCAACATCGCGATGAAGGTGCCGACCCATCAGTACGAAGCGACAGTCGCTTTTTATCGCGACACGGTGGGGCTTGAGCCGTTCACCGAAAAACCGGGCAATGTCGGGTTCATCCTCGGCCCCAACCGGCTGTGGATCGACGAGGCAGTGAACTATACGCAGGCCGAGGTCTGGCTTGAATTGTTCACGCCCAACTTCCCGCAGGCGGCGGATCGGCTGGCCTCAGCTGGCGTGGTGCGCAATGACGCGATCGAGGATCTCGGCGAGGGTTTCCGCGGCGGCTGGTTCCTCAATCCGGCCGGCGTTCTGCACATGGTGCGCGAGCCCGACGCCTGGTGA
- a CDS encoding SRPBCC family protein, translating into MSAVTNEKARAAPAFRVSGRIGKPVHEVFEAVVDPKQLSGYFTTGGAQGRLETGATVTWDFADFPGAFPVRVTEVVPDKKIVLHWAAADGTPDQGGAYDTTVTMMFEGLEDGRTLVTIAETGWRDTAAAQKAAFGNCEGWTGMLCALKVYIEHGINLRDGFYK; encoded by the coding sequence ATGTCAGCTGTGACGAATGAAAAGGCCCGCGCCGCGCCCGCCTTTCGGGTGTCCGGACGGATCGGCAAACCGGTGCACGAGGTGTTCGAAGCCGTGGTCGATCCAAAGCAGTTGAGTGGCTACTTCACGACCGGCGGCGCGCAGGGGCGGCTGGAAACCGGTGCGACGGTCACCTGGGACTTCGCCGATTTCCCCGGCGCATTTCCGGTGCGGGTGACCGAGGTCGTGCCCGACAAGAAGATCGTGCTGCACTGGGCAGCCGCGGATGGCACCCCCGACCAGGGCGGCGCCTACGACACCACCGTCACCATGATGTTCGAAGGTCTTGAAGACGGCCGCACGCTGGTCACCATCGCCGAAACCGGCTGGCGCGACACCGCAGCCGCGCAGAAGGCGGCCTTCGGCAATTGCGAGGGTTGGACCGGCATGCTGTGCGCGCTCAAGGTCTATATCGAGCACGGCATCAATCTGCGGGATGGTTTCTACAAATAG
- a CDS encoding ArsR/SmtB family transcription factor, which produces MSTEDQNDLIFKALSHRVRRQIMDLLKIESRTTGMLCELLPQLDRCTVMQHLDVLDEAGLIVVERRGRERWNHLDALPIHDIHERWIGPYAAYAASMLSKLKQQVEAPEV; this is translated from the coding sequence ATGTCAACCGAAGACCAAAATGATCTAATTTTCAAGGCTTTGAGCCACCGCGTTCGGCGCCAGATCATGGATTTGCTAAAGATCGAGTCGCGCACCACGGGCATGCTGTGCGAGCTGCTGCCGCAACTGGATCGCTGCACCGTCATGCAGCATCTCGACGTGCTGGACGAGGCTGGATTGATCGTCGTCGAACGTCGTGGCCGCGAGCGCTGGAACCACCTCGACGCCCTGCCCATCCACGACATCCACGAGCGCTGGATCGGGCCCTACGCCGCCTACGCGGCATCAATGTTGTCCAAGCTCAAGCAACAGGTTGAAGCGCCCGAGGTTTGA
- a CDS encoding bifunctional allantoicase/(S)-ureidoglycine aminohydrolase: MTNSPYATPSGGLPSQATLHTGRAVFTEAYAVIPHGVMRDIVTSYLPHWSETRAWVIARPLSGFSETFSQYIVEVAPGGGSDQPEPNAEAEGVLFVVDGEASLVIDGNAHQLAPGGYAFLPPGSVWSLHNRGTVPVRFHWIRKRYEAVDGIAAPTAFVTNERNEPIRWMPGTNDRWGTTRFVEPTDLRHDMHVNIVTLEPGAVIPFEETHVMEHGLYVLEGKAVYRLNRDWVEVEAGDFMWLRAFCPQACYAGPGRFRYLLYKDVNRHMKLSF, from the coding sequence ATGACGAACTCCCCCTATGCCACCCCATCAGGCGGTCTGCCCAGCCAGGCCACGTTGCATACCGGCCGCGCCGTGTTCACCGAGGCCTATGCCGTCATTCCGCATGGAGTGATGCGGGACATCGTCACCAGTTATCTCCCCCACTGGAGCGAAACCCGCGCCTGGGTCATCGCCCGGCCGCTGTCGGGCTTCTCCGAGACATTCTCGCAATACATCGTCGAAGTCGCGCCGGGCGGGGGCAGCGACCAACCCGAACCCAATGCCGAAGCCGAAGGCGTTCTCTTCGTGGTCGACGGCGAGGCGAGCCTCGTCATCGACGGCAATGCCCACCAGCTTGCGCCGGGCGGCTACGCCTTCCTGCCGCCGGGCAGTGTATGGTCCCTGCATAACAGGGGCACGGTGCCGGTCCGCTTCCATTGGATCCGCAAACGCTACGAGGCCGTAGACGGCATCGCCGCGCCGACCGCCTTTGTCACCAACGAGCGCAACGAACCCATCCGCTGGATGCCGGGCACCAATGACCGCTGGGGCACCACGCGCTTCGTCGAGCCCACTGACCTGCGCCATGACATGCACGTCAATATCGTTACGCTCGAACCCGGCGCCGTTATCCCGTTCGAGGAAACGCATGTGATGGAGCACGGGCTTTACGTGCTTGAGGGCAAGGCCGTCTACCGGCTCAACCGCGACTGGGTCGAGGTCGAGGCCGGCGATTTCATGTGGCTGCGCGCCTTCTGCCCACAGGCCTGTTACGCCGGCCCCGGCCGCTTCCGCTACCTGCTCTACAAGGATGTCAATCGCCACATGAAGCTGAGCTTCTAG
- a CDS encoding ureidoglycolate lyase — protein sequence MANITIEQLTAEAFAPFGQVIELEGANHYPINGGMTERYHDLARVELGGVHPRPLISIFRGKPYALPLTLRMVERHPLGSQAFYPLSDLPFLVIVAADLAGIPDLPRAFLTAPGQGVNIAMNTWHGVLTPLQRECDFIVVDRGGEGNNLEEHHFDVPHIVQHAG from the coding sequence ATGGCCAATATCACCATCGAGCAGCTGACCGCCGAGGCCTTTGCGCCGTTTGGACAGGTGATCGAGCTGGAAGGCGCCAACCACTACCCGATCAATGGCGGCATGACTGAACGCTACCACGATCTGGCGCGCGTCGAACTCGGCGGCGTCCATCCCCGCCCGCTGATCTCGATCTTTCGCGGCAAGCCTTATGCGTTGCCGCTGACACTTCGCATGGTCGAACGCCACCCGCTGGGCAGCCAGGCCTTCTACCCGCTGTCCGACCTGCCATTCCTGGTCATCGTCGCGGCCGATCTGGCTGGCATCCCCGATCTGCCGCGTGCCTTCCTCACGGCACCCGGCCAGGGCGTCAATATCGCCATGAACACCTGGCACGGCGTGCTAACCCCGTTGCAGCGCGAATGCGACTTCATCGTCGTCGACCGGGGCGGCGAGGGCAATAACCTCGAAGAGCACCACTTCGACGTGCCCCACATCGTCCAGCATGCCGGGTAA
- a CDS encoding META domain-containing protein codes for MFANLVRTGIALLTLLLVTGVTLAEDITFTGEVSYRERIALPPGAELWITLVSISDARPVVSAAADVAPRGQVPLQFTLNVRSQVIADGRDYGLIAEIRSQGRTMFRNWQPVPVDPIAPVPTGILVTLSPDPPHDPPEPILPPEEAPNPLLDTIWRVTSIGGDPVLGATELTLSIAADLRSGGHGGCNNYFTEADFIESPLSFGPIAGTRMACAPDVMGQEARFFAALNAIAGYELSGDALKLFDAAGIPLVGLVRGP; via the coding sequence ATGTTTGCAAATCTGGTTCGGACCGGAATCGCGCTGCTCACCCTGCTGCTGGTGACCGGTGTCACCCTGGCCGAGGACATCACCTTCACCGGCGAAGTCAGCTACCGGGAGCGCATCGCGCTGCCGCCGGGCGCCGAACTCTGGATCACCCTGGTCTCCATTTCCGACGCAAGACCAGTCGTGAGCGCTGCAGCCGATGTGGCGCCGCGGGGCCAGGTGCCGCTCCAGTTCACCCTCAATGTACGCAGCCAGGTCATCGCCGATGGCCGCGACTACGGCCTCATCGCCGAAATCCGCTCCCAGGGCCGCACCATGTTCCGCAACTGGCAGCCGGTGCCGGTGGACCCGATCGCTCCTGTGCCGACGGGCATCCTCGTCACCCTGTCGCCCGACCCGCCACACGATCCGCCCGAGCCGATCCTGCCGCCCGAAGAAGCGCCCAATCCGCTGCTCGACACCATCTGGCGGGTCACCAGCATTGGCGGCGACCCAGTGCTCGGCGCTACCGAACTGACCCTGTCCATCGCTGCCGACTTGCGTTCGGGCGGCCATGGCGGCTGCAATAACTACTTCACCGAAGCTGACTTCATCGAAAGCCCCCTGTCCTTCGGGCCGATTGCTGGCACCAGAATGGCCTGCGCGCCCGACGTCATGGGCCAAGAGGCAAGGTTCTTCGCCGCGCTCAACGCTATCGCCGGTTACGAGCTGTCCGGCGACGCGCTCAAGCTTTTCGACGCCGCCGGTATTCCGCTGGTGGGCCTGGTCCGCGGACCATAG
- a CDS encoding nucleoside deaminase: protein MESAALISRLLDVIEHDISPVTRKGVARGNKLFGAAILRKSDLSVVVAETNNEIENPLWHGEMHAIKRFFELPADQRPDAKDCIFVATHEPCSLCLSGITWSGFDNFYYLFSHEDSRDSFAIPYDIQILKAVYAVPDPETGTVSPDRPLYNRTNQYWVSHNMAQMIAALDRGNRETLLARFDDLNALYADLSALYQKDKGAKGIPLA from the coding sequence ATGGAAAGCGCTGCTCTCATCTCCCGCCTGCTCGACGTCATCGAGCACGATATCTCGCCGGTTACCCGCAAGGGCGTCGCGCGGGGCAACAAGCTGTTCGGGGCAGCGATTCTGCGCAAATCCGACCTGTCGGTCGTGGTGGCCGAAACCAATAACGAGATCGAGAACCCGCTCTGGCACGGCGAAATGCACGCCATCAAGCGCTTCTTCGAGCTGCCGGCCGATCAGCGGCCGGATGCGAAGGACTGCATTTTCGTCGCCACCCACGAGCCCTGCTCGCTCTGCCTCTCGGGCATCACCTGGTCGGGGTTCGACAATTTCTATTATCTGTTCAGCCACGAAGACAGCCGCGACAGCTTTGCCATTCCCTATGACATCCAGATATTGAAGGCAGTCTACGCCGTTCCCGATCCCGAGACTGGCACGGTGTCACCTGATCGCCCGCTCTACAACCGCACCAACCAGTATTGGGTGAGCCACAATATGGCGCAGATGATCGCCGCGCTCGATCGTGGCAATCGCGAAACCCTGTTGGCGCGGTTCGACGACCTCAACGCGCTCTATGCCGACCTGTCAGCTCTCTACCAAAAGGATAAGGGTGCCAAGGGCATCCCGCTGGCTTGA
- the otsB gene encoding trehalose-phosphatase: protein MSQIDSAAPHAVPQLAIFTDFDGTLVELAETPDDIDVPVSLPHQLQRAARELDSAFAVLTGREIADIDKYLSPLQLPVAGAHGTQRRRADGFVETVDPASILAAEEIAHAVEPLVVAHPGLLMETKEGAVALHYRQAPELEAAARIAMEEAVHSVTDFVIVPGKMVIEARPRGITKGTALRAFMREEPFLGRTPIFIGDDTTDEDAFIAAQELGGVGIKLGQGDTAARMRIADVASVHALIQGLGDIAARDRELELTH, encoded by the coding sequence ATGTCACAGATCGATAGTGCTGCGCCCCATGCCGTTCCGCAGTTGGCCATCTTCACCGATTTCGACGGCACGCTGGTGGAACTCGCCGAAACGCCTGACGATATCGACGTGCCCGTCTCCCTGCCCCACCAGCTCCAGCGCGCCGCCCGTGAGCTCGACAGCGCCTTCGCCGTGCTGACCGGTCGCGAGATCGCCGACATCGACAAATATCTGTCGCCGCTGCAATTGCCGGTTGCCGGTGCCCATGGCACCCAGCGCCGCCGCGCCGATGGTTTCGTGGAAACCGTCGATCCGGCCTCCATTCTGGCCGCCGAGGAAATCGCCCATGCCGTCGAGCCGCTGGTGGTCGCCCACCCCGGGCTGCTCATGGAAACCAAGGAAGGCGCCGTCGCCCTGCATTACCGGCAGGCGCCAGAGCTGGAGGCCGCGGCCCGCATCGCCATGGAGGAGGCGGTCCACAGCGTGACCGACTTCGTGATCGTGCCCGGCAAGATGGTCATCGAGGCCCGCCCGCGCGGCATCACCAAGGGTACAGCCCTTCGTGCCTTCATGCGGGAAGAACCGTTTCTGGGCCGCACCCCCATCTTCATCGGCGATGACACGACCGACGAGGATGCCTTCATCGCCGCCCAGGAACTGGGTGGCGTAGGCATCAAGCTCGGCCAGGGCGACACCGCCGCCCGCATGCGCATCGCCGACGTTGCCTCCGTTCACGCCCTGATCCAGGGGCTGGGCGATATCGCCGCCCGCGATCGCGAACTGGAGTTGACGCACTGA
- a CDS encoding alpha,alpha-trehalose-phosphate synthase (UDP-forming) has product MSRIIVVSNRTPGKGPAAGGLAVALRKTLAEREGFWFGWSGKLVDAPAPEARFEDVEGLSVAQIDLTRDDHHAYYAGFSNSILWPSFHLRLDLATIEAHWYEGYRRVNLQFARALLPLLKADDIIWVHDYHLIPLASELRNLGARNRIGFYLHIPFPTTDALYAIPHHQELMRDLSRYDLVGMQANRDVAAFTEFADHQSPSSLSGSPLESVDFGRTDVAAFPIGSDPDAFAKLAVSPAGTKMVHRMERSLNGQHLILGVDRLDYSKGLPQRVEAYEKLLANDARFRRQVHLLQVAPPSRDTIKEYQETSDTLDAICGRVMGRFAEPDWQPLTYVKRAYGQPSLAGLYRLARVGLVTPLRDGMNLVAHEYVGSQDPDDPGVLILSRFAGAAEIFEDAILVNPFDTDETAEALRMALDMPLDERIARWKTLMTAARKHNVDDWARSFLDRLAPATARDGRTTRDILYLASVA; this is encoded by the coding sequence ATGAGCCGTATTATCGTTGTTTCCAACCGCACGCCGGGCAAGGGCCCGGCGGCCGGCGGCTTGGCGGTCGCCCTGCGCAAGACCCTCGCCGAACGCGAGGGCTTCTGGTTCGGCTGGTCCGGCAAACTGGTTGACGCACCCGCGCCCGAGGCGCGCTTCGAAGATGTCGAGGGCCTGTCCGTCGCCCAGATCGACCTGACCCGCGACGACCACCACGCCTATTACGCGGGCTTTTCCAATTCGATCCTGTGGCCCAGCTTCCACCTGCGGCTCGACCTCGCAACCATCGAAGCCCACTGGTACGAGGGATATCGCCGGGTCAATCTGCAGTTCGCCCGCGCCCTGCTGCCCCTGCTCAAGGCCGACGACATCATCTGGGTGCACGACTATCATCTGATCCCGCTGGCCAGCGAATTGCGCAATCTCGGCGCGCGCAACCGCATCGGGTTCTATCTCCACATTCCCTTCCCAACCACCGACGCGCTCTACGCCATTCCGCACCATCAGGAACTGATGCGCGACCTGTCGCGCTACGATCTGGTGGGGATGCAGGCCAATCGCGACGTCGCCGCCTTTACCGAGTTCGCCGATCACCAGTCGCCATCGAGCCTCTCCGGAAGCCCGCTTGAATCGGTCGATTTCGGCCGCACGGACGTCGCGGCCTTTCCCATCGGTTCGGACCCCGACGCCTTTGCCAAGCTCGCGGTGAGCCCCGCCGGCACCAAGATGGTCCATCGCATGGAGCGGTCCCTCAACGGCCAGCACCTGATCCTGGGGGTCGATCGCCTGGACTATTCCAAGGGGCTGCCGCAGCGCGTCGAAGCCTATGAGAAGCTGCTGGCCAATGACGCGCGCTTCCGCCGTCAGGTGCATTTGCTGCAGGTGGCGCCGCCCTCGCGCGACACGATCAAGGAATACCAGGAAACCAGCGATACGCTTGATGCCATCTGCGGACGGGTGATGGGCCGTTTCGCCGAACCCGACTGGCAGCCGCTGACCTATGTGAAGCGCGCCTACGGGCAACCCAGTCTTGCCGGCCTCTACCGGCTCGCCAGGGTTGGTTTGGTAACGCCGCTGCGCGACGGCATGAATCTGGTCGCCCACGAATATGTCGGCTCGCAGGATCCGGACGATCCGGGCGTGCTCATCCTGTCGCGCTTCGCCGGCGCTGCCGAAATTTTCGAGGACGCGATCCTGGTCAATCCGTTCGACACCGACGAAACCGCCGAGGCCCTGCGTATGGCGCTCGACATGCCGCTCGACGAACGCATCGCCCGCTGGAAAACGCTGATGACGGCGGCTCGCAAGCATAATGTGGACGACTGGGCCCGCAGTTTCCTCGACCGCCTGGCCCCGGCCACGGCAAGGGATGGCAGGACTACGCGGGATATCCTCTATCTGGCATCGGTGGCTTAG
- a CDS encoding 2-dehydropantoate 2-reductase, producing the protein MTTSIAIIGPGAIGGTVAAWLAQNSEFAITLCARTPLDDLRVETPVGVITANPVVLTDPAQAQPVDWVMVATKTYDVESTKPWLDRLVGPQTRVAIIQNGVEHVRLFEHLVPADRLVPVMINLPAARSAPGRIVQSRHGIIAVPAGRNGEDLAALFANTEIEAVADPDFLSQAWVKLTINSIAVVPSLTLRATGPAWNDELEAIVRGIVEECAAVGRAEGAIIPQSAVDTAIANSRNMPEGASGGSLHADRLAGNRMEIDARNGVIVRLGRKHGIATPMNATLVTLLAASGSPWMK; encoded by the coding sequence ATGACGACGAGCATCGCGATTATCGGGCCGGGTGCAATTGGTGGGACTGTCGCGGCCTGGCTGGCGCAGAATTCCGAATTTGCCATCACGCTCTGCGCACGGACGCCGCTCGATGACTTGCGGGTCGAAACGCCTGTTGGCGTCATCACCGCAAATCCCGTTGTGCTGACCGATCCGGCGCAGGCGCAACCGGTCGACTGGGTGATGGTCGCGACCAAGACTTATGATGTGGAGTCGACGAAGCCCTGGCTCGACCGGCTGGTGGGGCCGCAGACGCGTGTGGCCATCATCCAGAACGGCGTCGAGCATGTGCGCCTGTTCGAGCATCTTGTGCCGGCCGACCGGCTCGTACCTGTGATGATCAACCTGCCGGCGGCGCGCAGTGCACCCGGACGGATCGTGCAGAGCCGCCATGGCATTATCGCTGTGCCTGCTGGACGTAATGGCGAGGATCTGGCGGCACTGTTTGCCAATACCGAGATCGAAGCGGTGGCTGACCCCGATTTCCTGTCGCAAGCCTGGGTCAAGCTCACCATTAACAGTATTGCCGTCGTGCCGTCGCTCACCCTGCGAGCAACGGGGCCGGCGTGGAATGACGAGCTTGAGGCGATCGTTCGCGGGATCGTCGAGGAATGCGCTGCCGTCGGCCGGGCAGAGGGCGCCATTATACCGCAGAGTGCAGTCGATACCGCCATCGCCAATTCGCGCAACATGCCCGAGGGCGCAAGCGGCGGTTCACTGCACGCGGATCGGCTAGCGGGAAACAGGATGGAGATCGACGCGCGCAATGGCGTCATCGTCCGGCTCGGCCGCAAGCACGGGATAGCGACTCCAATGAACGCGACACTGGTGACCCTGCTGGCCGCGTCAGGCAGCCCGTGGATGAAGTGA
- a CDS encoding DEAD/DEAH box helicase, whose protein sequence is MNDFISLGLPSIITDSLTAGGFTEPTKIQLQAIPKLLEGRDMMGIAQTGSGKTAAFGLPILAGLLTLTGRPRPMTTRALILAPTRELAVQIDEAIRKFAGSKMKLDTVLLLGGVSRYHQVKRLERGVDITVATPGRLKDLMDDNKIRLNETRWFVLDEADRMLDMGFIAPVRAVAKAIGIKRQTMMFSATMAPEVADLAKSLLNEPVRVDASVAGSTVVKIDQRVILSGSKAKRGVLNELLASEEEKMERVIIFSRTKHGADRVAKNLEIDGHKAAAIHGNKSQNARQAALKGFASGDVRILVATDIAARGIDVPGITHVVNYELPDDPENYVHRIGRTGRNGASGIAITLCDGTERDKLRDVERLIRRTLPASGNLHLANETGVVEAPRSAYKKPSGGRPGPRSAKNPRAPQADRRSPAERRPFAEFGNEGGNRSQPHHQPSDTPRTRPVEAGRSRPESAPRTRPAEGSAPVRGVRRDMETGKPMAAKPAANKQRWGKSQKDAVRSGGRSNADRQRGRA, encoded by the coding sequence TTGAACGACTTCATTTCCCTCGGTCTGCCGAGCATTATCACCGACAGCCTGACGGCCGGCGGCTTTACCGAGCCCACCAAAATCCAGCTTCAGGCCATTCCGAAGCTGCTCGAAGGCCGCGACATGATGGGCATTGCCCAGACCGGCTCGGGCAAGACGGCGGCCTTCGGCTTGCCGATCCTGGCTGGCCTTTTGACCCTTACCGGCCGTCCGCGGCCGATGACCACCCGTGCTCTCATTCTCGCGCCGACCCGCGAGCTTGCCGTCCAGATCGACGAAGCCATTCGCAAGTTTGCTGGCAGCAAGATGAAGCTTGATACCGTGCTGCTGCTGGGCGGCGTGTCGCGCTACCATCAGGTCAAGCGCCTCGAGCGCGGCGTCGATATCACCGTCGCCACCCCGGGCCGCCTCAAGGACCTGATGGACGACAACAAGATCCGGCTCAACGAAACGCGCTGGTTCGTGCTCGATGAGGCCGATCGCATGCTCGACATGGGCTTCATCGCCCCGGTTCGCGCCGTCGCCAAGGCGATCGGCATCAAGCGCCAGACCATGATGTTCTCGGCCACCATGGCCCCCGAAGTCGCCGATCTCGCCAAGAGCCTGCTCAACGAGCCGGTGCGCGTCGATGCGTCGGTTGCCGGTTCGACGGTGGTCAAGATCGACCAACGCGTGATCCTCTCCGGCTCCAAGGCCAAGCGCGGCGTACTCAACGAGCTGCTCGCCAGCGAAGAAGAGAAGATGGAACGCGTGATCATCTTCTCGCGCACCAAGCATGGCGCTGACCGTGTTGCCAAGAACCTCGAGATCGACGGCCACAAAGCCGCTGCCATCCACGGCAACAAGAGCCAGAACGCCCGCCAGGCAGCCCTCAAGGGCTTTGCTTCAGGTGACGTGCGCATTCTCGTCGCCACAGATATCGCGGCGCGCGGCATCGACGTGCCCGGCATCACCCATGTGGTGAACTACGAGTTGCCCGACGATCCGGAGAACTATGTGCACCGTATCGGCCGCACGGGCCGCAACGGTGCCTCCGGCATTGCCATCACCCTGTGCGACGGTACCGAGCGCGACAAGCTTCGCGATGTAGAGCGCCTGATCCGCCGCACTCTGCCGGCATCGGGTAACCTGCACCTCGCCAACGAAACCGGCGTCGTCGAGGCTCCGCGTTCGGCCTACAAGAAGCCGTCCGGTGGCCGTCCTGGCCCGCGTTCGGCCAAGAATCCGCGCGCGCCGCAGGCGGATCGCCGTTCGCCGGCAGAGCGTCGTCCGTTCGCCGAGTTTGGCAATGAAGGCGGTAACCGCAGCCAGCCGCATCACCAGCCGTCCGACACGCCACGTACGCGGCCGGTCGAGGCCGGTCGTAGCCGTCCGGAAAGCGCGCCGCGTACCCGTCCCGCCGAAGGCTCTGCGCCGGTTCGTGGCGTGCGTCGCGATATGGAAACCGGCAAGCCGATGGCGGCCAAGCCTGCTGCCAACAAGCAGCGCTGGGGCAAGTCGCAAAAGGATGCCGTCCGTTCTGGCGGTCGCTCCAACGCGGATCGACAGCGCGGTCGCGCTTGA